From a region of the Streptomyces sp. NBC_00193 genome:
- a CDS encoding YhjD/YihY/BrkB family envelope integrity protein — translation MTAAPAWRARARAVGQRVTAAARLRPGTGPRIPLPADTARRARAAALRERVMASHRRYTRANGDALAGSLTYALLVGTAPAVLLAGSLAGRAGAGADGVRRIVDGLAAALLPAAAAPAAGRLPTVAPHWRPLLVLALGWSVVRTTRALRTGIRAVCGQNAGSGNPVRDAARDLAGAAVLCLAGGAVAAVVAAGGPALTVPALWALFSAVLWLAPHRAPGRPRPAAVAGPALAAALACRLLTLAADPYLAATAELHGDLYHRAGPLIGLLVWGSLCARALLRAASWAATANTPEGAWS, via the coding sequence GTGACGGCTGCACCCGCGTGGCGGGCGCGCGCCCGCGCCGTCGGGCAGCGGGTCACGGCGGCCGCCCGGCTCCGCCCCGGGACGGGCCCGCGCATCCCCCTGCCCGCCGACACCGCGCGGCGGGCCCGCGCCGCGGCGCTCCGGGAGCGGGTCATGGCCTCCCACCGCCGCTACACCCGCGCGAACGGCGACGCGCTCGCGGGTTCGCTCACGTACGCCCTGCTCGTCGGGACTGCCCCGGCGGTGCTGCTGGCCGGTTCGCTCGCAGGCCGGGCCGGGGCGGGTGCGGACGGGGTCCGGCGGATCGTGGACGGGCTGGCCGCGGCCCTGCTGCCCGCCGCCGCGGCTCCGGCGGCCGGGCGGCTGCCCACCGTGGCCCCGCACTGGCGGCCGCTGCTCGTCCTCGCCCTCGGCTGGTCGGTGGTGCGCACGACCCGGGCGCTGCGCACGGGCATCCGGGCCGTGTGCGGGCAGAACGCGGGCAGCGGGAACCCCGTGCGCGACGCGGCCCGGGACCTCGCGGGCGCGGCCGTGCTGTGCCTCGCGGGCGGCGCCGTCGCCGCCGTGGTGGCGGCGGGCGGTCCGGCCCTGACCGTCCCCGCGCTGTGGGCGCTGTTCTCGGCCGTGCTGTGGCTCGCCCCGCACCGGGCGCCGGGCAGGCCCCGCCCGGCGGCCGTCGCGGGTCCGGCACTGGCGGCCGCGCTGGCCTGCCGACTGCTCACCCTCGCCGCGGACCCCTATCTCGCCGCGACCGCCGAACTGCACGGCGACCTCTACCACCGGGCCGGGCCACTGATCGGACTTCTCGTCTGGGGCAGCCTGTGCGCCCGGGCGCTGCTCCGCGCGGCCTCCTGGGCCGCCACCGCCAACACACCCGAAGGAGCATGGAGTTGA
- a CDS encoding glycosyltransferase family 2 protein, producing the protein MELTNLWVVVPAYNEAAAIGATLAALAAQHDTGFALVVVDNASTDRTADAVRDFARAAPFRVELAREELPGAGTAADTGFRYAIAAGATHLLRTDADCLPAPDWTAVAKAEFGRGAEMLCGRSVPRRDEGPGLLEARLLPALIRLTSLYGRYRPSHRHPRYRTPYVLCHGHNLGITAGLYLRCGGALRVPLHERPEDVALLNRAREHSDRIVRAERLVVQNSLRRLRSWGPRRTLLWYWDRRYLPADTAEAHVR; encoded by the coding sequence ATGGAGTTGACGAACCTGTGGGTGGTCGTGCCCGCGTACAACGAGGCGGCGGCCATCGGGGCCACGCTGGCCGCGCTCGCCGCCCAGCACGACACCGGATTCGCGCTCGTGGTCGTGGACAACGCCTCCACCGACCGGACGGCCGATGCCGTACGGGACTTCGCGCGCGCGGCGCCCTTCCGCGTCGAGCTGGCCCGGGAGGAGCTGCCCGGCGCCGGGACCGCCGCCGACACGGGCTTCCGGTACGCCATCGCCGCCGGCGCCACCCACCTGCTGCGCACCGACGCCGACTGCCTGCCGGCCCCGGACTGGACGGCCGTCGCGAAGGCGGAGTTCGGGCGGGGTGCCGAGATGCTGTGCGGCCGCAGCGTGCCGCGCCGCGACGAGGGGCCCGGCCTCCTCGAAGCCCGGCTGCTGCCGGCGCTGATCCGGCTCACCTCGCTCTACGGCCGCTACCGCCCGTCCCACCGGCATCCGCGCTACCGCACCCCGTACGTCCTGTGCCACGGCCACAACCTCGGCATCACCGCCGGCCTCTACCTGCGCTGCGGCGGCGCCCTGCGGGTGCCGCTGCACGAACGCCCCGAGGACGTGGCCCTGCTGAACCGGGCCCGGGAGCACAGCGACCGGATCGTCCGCGCGGAGCGGCTGGTGGTGCAGAACAGCTTGCGCAGGCTGCGGAGTTGGGGCCCGCGCCGCACGCTGCTCTGGTACTGGGACCGCCGCTACCTGCCCGCCGACACCGCGGAGGCACACGTCCGATGA
- a CDS encoding cytochrome P450, with translation MTTDPTIRTQTRTKAGTKAGAEARSRARTKARRRDRRVYLRSHPLLFALLAATRGRPVRRLGGGTLLVHGTAAYREALTRLPLDRTAPGTTGGAARAARVEDVLFDQEGSGHRAGRRELAELLGASGTRELRAVWHPLLLRRLAPLPLGGTVDLVPLARELAGSVVYALLRPGAGADAAPHALAEAAAEAAAASVRSHLPGPPRPGAGAAAIRAAERLRALLGPGADARAAMLAVAAVNTTVAALPRAVAWCADAGLWDQAADPALRPALADELLRVTAASPLLPRVAAAGGSVGGCPVRAGDRLLLVARHAAGAHVRDPDGRRPAEPGVARLVFGAGPHACPGARLAREQLVGVLAALAPHRPVVTRARVDRRAALPGWRSLVVRAAA, from the coding sequence ATGACCACCGACCCGACGATCCGCACCCAGACCCGCACGAAGGCGGGCACGAAGGCGGGCGCCGAGGCCCGCTCCAGGGCCCGCACGAAGGCCCGCCGCCGGGACCGCCGGGTCTACCTGCGCTCCCACCCGCTCCTGTTCGCGCTGCTCGCCGCCACCCGCGGGCGGCCCGTGCGCCGGCTCGGCGGCGGCACCCTGCTCGTCCACGGCACGGCGGCCTACCGGGAGGCGCTGACCCGGCTGCCGCTCGACCGCACCGCGCCCGGCACCACCGGAGGCGCGGCCCGGGCCGCCCGGGTGGAGGACGTGCTCTTCGACCAGGAGGGCTCCGGACACCGGGCCGGCCGGCGGGAGCTCGCCGAGCTGCTCGGCGCGTCCGGGACCCGGGAACTGCGTGCGGTGTGGCACCCGTTGCTCCTGCGGCGGCTCGCGCCGCTGCCGCTCGGGGGCACGGTGGACCTGGTCCCGCTGGCCCGGGAACTGGCCGGCTCGGTGGTGTACGCGCTCCTGCGCCCCGGCGCCGGGGCCGACGCCGCCCCCCACGCCCTCGCGGAGGCCGCCGCCGAGGCCGCGGCCGCCTCCGTGCGCAGCCACCTCCCCGGCCCGCCCCGCCCCGGCGCCGGGGCGGCGGCGATCCGCGCCGCCGAGCGGCTCCGCGCGCTCCTGGGGCCGGGGGCGGACGCCCGGGCCGCGATGCTGGCGGTGGCGGCCGTCAACACCACCGTCGCGGCGCTGCCCCGGGCCGTGGCCTGGTGCGCCGACGCGGGCTTGTGGGACCAGGCTGCGGACCCGGCCCTGCGTCCCGCGCTGGCGGACGAACTCCTGCGCGTCACGGCGGCCTCCCCCCTCCTCCCCCGGGTGGCCGCGGCCGGGGGCTCCGTGGGGGGCTGCCCGGTCCGGGCCGGCGACCGGCTGCTCCTGGTGGCCCGGCATGCGGCCGGGGCCCACGTGCGGGACCCCGACGGGCGCCGCCCCGCCGAGCCGGGCGTCGCCCGCCTGGTCTTCGGCGCCGGGCCGCACGCCTGCCCCGGAGCCCGGCTGGCCCGGGAGCAACTGGTCGGCGTCCTGGCGGCGTTGGCTCCGCACCGGCCGGTCGTGACCCGGGCCCGGGTGGACCGCCGGGCCGCTCTGCCCGGCTGGCGTTCGCTGGTCGTACGGGCGGCGGCATGA